The following coding sequences are from one Leptospira mayottensis 200901116 window:
- a CDS encoding ATP-binding protein, whose product MQSFYFFSLESHKLTLILFSGAVLGFIVYIFSVRILRRTSGKFLGKIFPFLQFSNSEIVKYLSILDQFKSDLIATNLTKLVCEKILKFIQTIIPTKKVTIFLWKEEMGKFAPFPDSGEIQFFIFDPFLLWITENDRIYNFQEFGTDLSLSRIRTSAENFFTKTGAELVVPLIINKSLLGMIVLGERKNRKNYTLSEMDKLNEIRSVSVMALSNAIFYERLVELTETLEEKVKIRTRELENAQSQLIMSEKMASLGIMVAGIAHEINTPAGVINGAADNLDQNMNYLIQNIFDIVLLAKHRKLRKNFKLVLLHLLRDKKNSELDPKEKFRLKNKLKEEMKSMNFNPALNSELSNFIIENQIGEERKYLYNIILKDDDRGYLMLKNASNINRNIKNIRYAIRNIVRIVKALKSYSHLDQSKTLSLANIVEGLENTLVILHNQIKYGIKVVRNFQEIPSVICNPDELNQVWTNLIQNAIQALKGKGKIEISVFPQNSFVIVEIEDDGPGIPFKIQDRIWDPFFTTKDQGEGTGLGLGIAKGIVEKHKGKITLTSNPGKTIFRIELPVNPEAVPSENIQSNSFRK is encoded by the coding sequence TTGCAGTCATTCTATTTCTTTTCTTTAGAATCTCATAAACTTACTCTTATTCTTTTTTCCGGTGCGGTTTTAGGATTTATCGTTTATATTTTTTCTGTTCGAATCTTAAGACGAACTTCGGGTAAATTTTTAGGGAAAATTTTTCCGTTTCTCCAATTTTCCAATAGCGAGATTGTTAAATACCTTTCCATTTTGGATCAATTTAAAAGTGACCTGATCGCAACTAACCTAACTAAACTTGTTTGCGAAAAAATTTTGAAATTCATCCAAACCATAATTCCGACAAAAAAAGTTACTATCTTTCTTTGGAAAGAGGAAATGGGTAAATTCGCCCCTTTTCCAGATTCGGGAGAAATTCAATTTTTTATTTTTGATCCTTTTCTACTTTGGATTACCGAAAACGATAGGATTTATAACTTTCAAGAATTTGGAACCGATCTTAGTTTGAGCAGGATCCGAACATCCGCCGAGAACTTTTTCACAAAAACCGGAGCTGAGCTCGTAGTTCCTTTAATTATTAACAAAAGTCTTTTAGGAATGATTGTTCTAGGAGAAAGAAAAAACCGAAAAAATTACACCTTGTCCGAAATGGACAAACTCAATGAAATACGTTCCGTTTCTGTAATGGCTCTTTCCAATGCGATTTTCTATGAACGTTTGGTCGAGCTAACCGAAACTCTGGAAGAAAAAGTCAAAATTCGTACCCGAGAATTAGAAAACGCTCAATCACAATTGATTATGTCCGAAAAGATGGCTTCTCTCGGTATAATGGTGGCCGGAATCGCACATGAGATCAACACTCCGGCAGGTGTAATCAACGGAGCGGCCGATAATTTGGATCAAAACATGAATTATCTGATTCAAAATATTTTCGACATCGTCCTCTTGGCGAAACACAGAAAACTCAGGAAGAATTTCAAACTTGTTTTACTCCATCTTCTTCGCGACAAAAAAAATTCCGAACTCGATCCGAAAGAAAAGTTCCGTTTAAAGAACAAACTCAAAGAAGAAATGAAAAGTATGAACTTTAACCCTGCTCTTAATTCTGAACTTTCAAATTTTATCATAGAAAATCAAATCGGAGAGGAAAGAAAATACTTATATAATATTATTCTAAAAGATGACGATCGAGGTTATTTGATGCTTAAAAACGCGAGCAACATCAATCGAAACATTAAAAATATCCGATATGCGATTCGCAATATTGTTAGAATTGTCAAAGCATTGAAGTCTTATTCCCATTTAGACCAATCCAAAACCTTGTCGCTAGCTAATATCGTAGAAGGTTTGGAAAATACACTGGTCATTCTTCATAACCAAATAAAATATGGAATCAAAGTAGTTCGAAACTTTCAGGAAATTCCCTCTGTAATTTGTAATCCCGATGAATTGAATCAAGTCTGGACGAACCTGATTCAAAACGCAATTCAAGCTTTAAAAGGGAAAGGGAAAATCGAAATTTCGGTCTTCCCACAAAACAGTTTTGTCATTGTCGAAATTGAAGACGATGGTCCTGGAATCCCTTTCAAAATCCAGGACAGAATTTGGGATCCATTTTTCACGACCAAAGATCAAGGAGAAGGAACCGGGCTCGGTCTAGGGATCGCAAAAGGAATTGTGGAAAAACACAAAGGTAAAATCACTTTGACCTCGAACCCTGGAAAAACGATCTTTCGAATAGAGTTACCCGTCAATCCAGAAGCCGTCCCCTCGGAAAACATACAATCAAATTCATTCCGAAAATGA
- a CDS encoding MBL fold metallo-hydrolase yields MKIKLYGVRGSLPTPLSESEYREKILKILKAAHSEIKRKNGMFSEEGFLDSLDPSLSRTIGGNTTCVFVRAESGERYIIDCGSGMRQLGNDLLAEGLKPGDSIHILITHTHWDHIQGWMFFKPAYFPDIDIHFYSTIPNLQERFERQQNEEHFPVSFSGMMSQKTFHLLEKNKSTNIGSVKITPFLLRHPGNCTGFRFEEQGKSFLFCTDVEVQEPDLEEFFELKKSFGETDMLIIDAQYSSEEAEKKVGWGHTSGKVAIRCGEILEVKQLVLTHHEPDHKDEDISRIFHQESEASTKMKVLLGRENDSFSL; encoded by the coding sequence GTGAAAATAAAATTATACGGCGTACGTGGTTCTCTCCCCACACCATTAAGTGAATCGGAATACAGAGAAAAAATTCTTAAAATTTTGAAAGCGGCTCATTCCGAAATCAAGCGGAAGAACGGAATGTTTTCAGAGGAAGGATTTTTAGATTCTTTAGACCCTTCTCTATCTAGAACAATTGGTGGAAATACTACTTGCGTTTTTGTACGAGCTGAGTCGGGGGAGCGTTACATCATCGATTGTGGATCCGGAATGAGACAATTAGGAAATGATCTACTTGCTGAGGGTCTAAAACCCGGAGATTCAATTCACATTTTGATTACTCATACTCACTGGGATCATATACAAGGTTGGATGTTTTTTAAACCCGCTTATTTTCCTGACATAGATATTCATTTTTATTCTACCATCCCCAACCTTCAGGAAAGATTTGAAAGGCAACAAAACGAGGAGCATTTTCCTGTTTCGTTTTCTGGTATGATGTCTCAAAAAACTTTCCACCTTTTGGAAAAAAATAAAAGTACGAACATCGGATCCGTAAAGATAACTCCTTTTCTTCTGAGACATCCGGGAAATTGTACCGGATTTCGATTTGAGGAACAGGGTAAGAGCTTTTTGTTTTGTACCGATGTTGAAGTTCAGGAGCCTGATCTCGAAGAGTTTTTTGAACTCAAGAAGTCTTTCGGAGAAACGGATATGCTTATCATAGACGCTCAATATAGTTCAGAGGAAGCCGAAAAAAAAGTAGGTTGGGGGCATACCTCCGGTAAGGTTGCGATTCGTTGTGGAGAAATTTTAGAAGTCAAGCAATTGGTGTTAACGCATCATGAACCGGATCATAAAGACGAAGATATTTCTAGAATTTTTCACCAGGAATCTGAAGCCTCTACTAAGATGAAAGTTCTTTTAGGGAGAGAAAACGATTCGTTTTCTCTTTAG
- a CDS encoding LIC10124 family lipoprotein, with protein sequence MKFIFDPIRLFTFSFFFLWILIDCSSVQKIENFNSVLQEPTFKSLKEEEAIFGAGSDTDYKIRKTGHSIPVFVLAPFKIPKEIDPKLAAFLSDEIRLILAKVKGKQVRIADSGGGSRDLDEFMETVKKLEVDAVIKTDIREVSGKWIVNQKIIDPVKDIVYGNVDGSFQTPQVENELQANQVYYLKHSSGVLALDPKSSLVPVWEKSLSSGEIDSILKKSIQGYLSFSASSADTEVLFQGEKIGIASFRNYPLPEGLQQIQITRPGQKDVIKSLQIRSGQTISIYQEWKEDRTLGGVRILSFPEALQVALDGLKTGETPFYRSNLSPGAIQLELVRDTENGPLVYYEGQLTIEADKITEIALPYKTDNLVSEPEFWKLSGEKGFQAFSGKTLDFQNVSSLSPGWYGVFSTPFVPENMEVEGIIPITSELDSGIVAISFHTSKKTISLEYEKERFSVYSFPSNGDNVGTYKFKKEDKENGRLFRIVTDMKEKTVRLYLGYSKVLEDTFDVSGVWRISILTRGEKFSKRSPLKNLKIEYKGYK encoded by the coding sequence ATGAAATTTATTTTTGATCCGATACGATTGTTTACATTCTCCTTTTTTTTCTTATGGATTCTTATTGATTGTTCTTCCGTTCAAAAAATTGAAAACTTCAATTCTGTTTTGCAGGAACCGACATTTAAATCACTTAAAGAGGAAGAAGCGATTTTTGGAGCAGGTTCTGATACCGATTATAAAATTCGAAAGACGGGACATTCAATTCCTGTCTTTGTTCTTGCTCCTTTTAAGATACCGAAAGAGATAGATCCGAAACTTGCGGCTTTTTTAAGCGATGAAATTCGATTAATTTTGGCGAAGGTAAAAGGAAAACAGGTTCGAATTGCAGATTCGGGCGGCGGCTCCAGAGATTTAGATGAGTTTATGGAGACAGTCAAAAAACTGGAAGTAGACGCCGTAATAAAAACCGATATTCGCGAGGTTTCCGGAAAATGGATCGTAAACCAAAAAATCATAGATCCGGTGAAAGATATCGTTTATGGAAATGTGGACGGATCTTTTCAAACTCCCCAAGTTGAGAACGAACTGCAAGCCAATCAGGTTTATTATTTAAAACACAGTTCGGGAGTTCTTGCACTCGATCCGAAATCTTCTTTAGTTCCAGTATGGGAAAAGTCTTTGAGTTCCGGAGAAATCGATTCGATTCTTAAAAAATCGATTCAAGGCTATCTTTCATTTAGCGCTTCTTCGGCGGACACGGAAGTTTTATTTCAAGGCGAAAAGATTGGAATTGCATCCTTTCGAAATTATCCATTGCCGGAAGGTTTGCAGCAGATTCAAATTACTCGCCCGGGGCAAAAAGACGTAATTAAATCCTTACAGATTCGTTCAGGTCAAACGATTTCCATTTATCAAGAATGGAAAGAGGATCGAACACTGGGGGGGGTGAGGATTTTAAGTTTTCCGGAAGCGCTTCAAGTGGCACTAGACGGTTTAAAAACCGGGGAAACCCCGTTTTATAGAAGTAATCTTAGTCCGGGAGCGATACAACTGGAATTGGTTCGAGACACTGAGAACGGACCGTTGGTTTATTATGAAGGTCAGTTGACCATAGAGGCCGATAAAATTACCGAAATTGCATTGCCTTATAAAACAGACAACTTAGTTTCCGAGCCCGAGTTCTGGAAACTTTCCGGTGAAAAAGGTTTTCAGGCTTTTTCGGGAAAAACATTAGATTTTCAGAATGTTTCTTCTTTGTCCCCCGGTTGGTATGGTGTTTTTTCCACCCCTTTTGTTCCTGAAAATATGGAAGTGGAAGGAATCATTCCGATTACCTCCGAATTGGATTCCGGGATCGTAGCGATTTCTTTTCACACATCGAAAAAAACAATCAGCTTGGAATATGAAAAGGAAAGATTTAGCGTATATTCCTTTCCTTCCAATGGAGACAACGTTGGAACGTACAAGTTTAAAAAGGAAGACAAAGAAAACGGGCGCCTGTTTCGAATCGTAACGGATATGAAAGAGAAAACGGTTCGATTGTATTTAGGATATTCTAAGGTATTAGAGGATACGTTCGATGTTTCCGGTGTTTGGCGGATTTCTATTCTTACGAGAGGGGAGAAGTTTTCAAAACGCTCTCCATTAAAAAATCTCAAGATCGAATATAAAGGATATAAGTAA
- a CDS encoding FecR family protein: MKRYLFIAAICMLSMVCSTNKSSGSDQVKTESNAAVARIVWILGDVKILSDSGERKAELGAVLSSTDRVVTGSNGGAEIMVSDSGVVKMSKNSNIEISTLMNPNGLDTNVQVNYGKIVTMVKKNQKTTEFTVSTPTALAGVRGTSFLTSVESPQGSKINCAKENCTVRFAVIEGTIAVSKKGESTEVILNKNRELRIEKNQKLTDKLIRSLQSDSLTEMKELIVLHKNETFEYGKLVEELKSSSEELKILSQSGSVEEVKAEFQKREADRNNADEVTKIAKAVNETKYVQQDVQKEKLKLNPKESF; this comes from the coding sequence ATGAAACGTTATCTATTCATTGCAGCAATTTGCATGTTGTCTATGGTCTGTAGTACTAACAAATCATCCGGTAGCGATCAGGTAAAAACCGAATCTAATGCTGCCGTAGCAAGGATTGTATGGATTCTTGGAGATGTCAAAATTCTTTCCGATTCCGGGGAAAGAAAAGCGGAGTTAGGAGCTGTTCTTTCCTCTACCGATCGGGTTGTGACCGGATCGAACGGGGGAGCCGAGATTATGGTTTCGGACAGTGGCGTTGTTAAAATGTCTAAAAATTCCAATATCGAAATTTCCACCCTTATGAATCCGAACGGATTGGATACAAACGTTCAAGTGAACTACGGAAAAATCGTGACTATGGTAAAGAAAAATCAAAAAACTACCGAGTTTACCGTTTCCACACCGACTGCACTTGCAGGTGTTAGAGGAACTTCTTTTTTAACTTCGGTAGAAAGCCCGCAAGGATCCAAGATCAATTGTGCAAAAGAAAATTGTACCGTTCGTTTCGCAGTGATCGAAGGAACCATCGCGGTTTCTAAAAAGGGAGAATCAACCGAAGTTATCCTGAATAAAAATCGGGAACTTAGAATCGAAAAAAATCAAAAACTTACGGATAAGTTAATTCGTTCGCTTCAAAGTGATTCTCTTACCGAAATGAAAGAATTGATCGTTCTTCATAAAAATGAAACTTTCGAATATGGAAAACTCGTGGAAGAACTTAAATCTTCCAGTGAAGAACTCAAAATCTTGAGTCAGTCGGGTTCTGTAGAGGAAGTGAAGGCGGAGTTTCAAAAGCGCGAAGCAGATCGTAACAACGCTGACGAGGTTACGAAAATTGCTAAGGCGGTAAATGAAACTAAATATGTACAACAAGATGTACAAAAGGAAAAACTGAAATTAAATCCGAAAGAAAGCTTTTAA
- a CDS encoding MGMT family protein — protein sequence MNSYKDNSEISFFKEVYTLVKKVPKGKVTSYGRIAALLGKPRAARAVGYALNALSKGQEQKVPWQRVINSQGKISFRGDTGRSILQKKMLEDEGIKFDFTETIDLKVFGWPDTIPDKPAHKKRKNLSRNRAQSKK from the coding sequence GTGAATTCTTACAAAGACAATTCTGAAATCTCATTCTTTAAGGAAGTTTACACTTTGGTTAAAAAAGTCCCTAAAGGCAAAGTAACTTCCTACGGCAGGATAGCAGCGCTTTTGGGAAAACCCAGAGCCGCTCGTGCAGTTGGCTATGCGTTAAACGCACTTTCCAAAGGTCAGGAACAAAAAGTTCCCTGGCAAAGGGTGATCAACAGTCAGGGAAAAATTTCCTTCCGAGGAGATACAGGTCGCTCCATTCTACAAAAGAAAATGCTCGAAGACGAAGGAATCAAATTCGATTTTACAGAAACGATCGACTTGAAAGTGTTCGGTTGGCCGGATACGATTCCGGATAAACCCGCTCATAAAAAAAGAAAAAACTTGTCCAGAAACCGAGCCCAATCAAAAAAATGA
- the rsgA gene encoding ribosome small subunit-dependent GTPase A, with protein sequence MLESDPSVKEFFIISRVYGAYYEIYSPERGIVRAFLRGRLRTVSAEERHPFVVGDQILAELSAGKDWVICERLERKSFLTRKSREGDTQVLCANADQTAVLVSLKSPETKDGFLDRCLAAVFTSGTQPLILFTKLDLTSEDEAENRMKIYRNLGYPVLGISCTTGQGISELQKYLRRKMTFLVGNSGVGKSTLINLLTRTQIQKTSGISVSKDKGKHTTTNSLLLVLDDGTTLIDSPGIKEWGILHLKKEEILESFPELSSQKKHCEESNCCKLSSGCAMLFALETESMTLERRKSLESMLASLSNPHRITRRDRISK encoded by the coding sequence ATGTTAGAGTCGGATCCTTCAGTCAAAGAGTTTTTTATCATTTCCCGCGTTTATGGAGCCTACTATGAAATTTATTCTCCTGAAAGAGGGATCGTAAGAGCATTTCTTCGTGGAAGATTGAGAACTGTTTCCGCCGAAGAAAGGCATCCGTTTGTCGTCGGAGATCAAATTCTCGCGGAGCTTTCAGCCGGTAAGGATTGGGTGATTTGCGAAAGATTGGAAAGAAAATCGTTCCTAACTCGTAAGAGCCGAGAAGGTGATACCCAGGTCTTATGCGCTAACGCGGATCAGACGGCGGTCCTTGTTTCTTTAAAGTCTCCCGAAACCAAGGATGGTTTTTTGGATCGATGTTTGGCGGCGGTTTTTACCTCGGGTACACAGCCTTTGATTTTATTTACCAAATTGGATCTTACTTCCGAAGACGAGGCCGAAAATCGTATGAAAATCTACCGGAACTTAGGGTATCCTGTGCTTGGAATTTCCTGTACAACCGGTCAAGGAATCTCCGAATTACAGAAATATCTACGGAGAAAAATGACGTTTCTAGTCGGAAATTCGGGAGTTGGTAAGTCTACTTTGATCAATCTATTGACTCGGACTCAGATTCAGAAAACTTCCGGCATTAGCGTTTCCAAGGATAAGGGGAAACATACGACTACAAATTCCCTTTTACTCGTTTTGGATGATGGAACTACTTTGATCGATTCTCCGGGAATAAAAGAATGGGGGATTCTCCATTTAAAAAAAGAGGAAATTTTGGAAAGTTTTCCTGAACTCTCCAGTCAAAAAAAGCATTGTGAAGAATCAAATTGTTGTAAATTATCTTCCGGTTGTGCAATGTTATTCGCTTTGGAAACTGAATCGATGACGTTGGAAAGAAGGAAAAGTTTAGAGTCGATGCTTGCAAGTCTTAGTAATCCACATAGGATTACACGGAGAGATAGAATTTCAAAATGA
- a CDS encoding tetratricopeptide repeat protein, whose translation MKNNIVSIIVLVLIWGQFTIHCLSKDFRKSQTQDAILEKDSATREKLKRVSKILNEGNSFFQKGNFEKSLEKANLAVNTYPTAPGYYLAGVSEYKLGKNRDALVSLKKGIDIDPENEQILLTLGIIYTAEGKNEDAIEIYGKLESLPVKDKYNYSFKKAVILKNQGKFEQSYETLKRIPAQEFAFPAQLNMQLGDAAVQLKKYEEAEIYFEEARKNNPELLSAKKSASITRVASALENGNQAMRKRNYKEAASYFQTAIQNDPKNPAPYIFLGNARILTGEYEAALKAFESSLTLKSDYPEAISGIAAVHYKTGNYRKSVSVLEKAISLFPNNAVYQNQIGLNMKALGEPGKALVYFTRARELDSAFAEPVTNLVFLLIAENRYKAARKEAESLKSESEKKQIISFIDVSEQIYEGDKRLRQGDTKGAKVFYEKAKKASSEEPSVYNAFGRLYFISGDPKLSEENFKKALSINKQNIPALQGLIRLYSSQKNQNLVNQYTKELENLTGNDPSAAIVLGRTYEDKKEYEKAENVYKNLQKKFPNNEAVNFRLAMLYYKISLEENERNNHDSALNWISKAEKLTKDIPEIAETRKTIQENQKFEIVIPIIQKANKLFDTRQYEKAIPLYQEAFQKTGKLTLYIKIAECHLALGNEEKGISMLESPPPGTRNLQTREAINAFLLRKGEIDKAEAGFKEILAKKPDSYYSHYQMGIIHLQRKKYEASIDSFDRSLLLNTDFVAARIGKGISMYHSGSKKLAKEEFETAMQQDSANELAPYNIGIILFNDNLYNEAIAIFKEIIQKNPEFSDAHYQISYIYYKRGDLEQAEKEIRKALDLERNEKNLFGLIRILSEQKTKVANPAIKKEILELGRELAEKFPASPHATQAERLVITDEDNPVILQSYQSRGKLIGIPILINNSVILNYGTSVETLDKNRGVRLWRIQTKTPYKFLLADKRLVGISEKKLEIMDLKTGLILRETTLPAGEVRKANLSGENILIEVVSGKNSKIYSYSDQLELNGSIVFEGSFWSGIKSGILFSVAQKDGIRTQVYDSSLKDLNAKTISQKGTGELRYLGSYETGIFFLSGKKIISIDNEKSTSIDLPNDSASQFVVRSPYLWFRAGKTVYRVESNSLKISSFTVEASDIEGILPGKKDDGIVLFKSGKAIRYGIDGKPIWSYPLKDDEGKIYSLVYR comes from the coding sequence ATGAAAAACAATATTGTATCTATTATCGTACTCGTTTTAATTTGGGGACAATTTACTATCCATTGTTTGAGTAAGGATTTCAGAAAATCTCAAACTCAAGACGCGATTCTAGAGAAAGATTCGGCGACCCGTGAAAAGTTAAAACGAGTTTCAAAGATTTTAAATGAAGGAAATTCTTTCTTTCAAAAAGGAAATTTTGAAAAGTCTTTGGAAAAAGCTAATCTTGCGGTAAATACGTATCCAACCGCACCTGGTTACTATCTTGCTGGAGTTTCCGAATACAAACTCGGTAAAAATCGAGACGCACTCGTTTCCTTGAAAAAAGGAATTGATATCGATCCCGAAAATGAACAGATTTTACTCACGTTAGGCATCATTTATACCGCTGAAGGTAAAAACGAGGACGCGATAGAAATTTATGGAAAACTGGAATCCTTACCGGTTAAGGACAAATACAACTATTCCTTCAAAAAAGCGGTAATCTTAAAAAATCAAGGCAAGTTCGAACAATCCTACGAAACTCTCAAAAGAATTCCCGCACAGGAATTCGCATTTCCCGCTCAATTGAACATGCAACTAGGAGACGCTGCGGTGCAATTGAAGAAGTATGAGGAAGCTGAAATTTATTTCGAAGAGGCGAGGAAAAACAATCCGGAATTATTGTCTGCAAAAAAGTCAGCATCTATTACCAGAGTGGCGTCGGCTTTGGAAAATGGAAATCAGGCAATGAGAAAAAGGAATTATAAAGAAGCCGCTTCCTACTTTCAAACCGCGATTCAAAACGATCCTAAAAATCCTGCGCCTTATATTTTTCTTGGAAATGCTCGAATTTTAACGGGGGAATATGAAGCTGCGCTGAAAGCTTTTGAGAGTTCTCTTACACTTAAGTCTGATTATCCAGAGGCAATTTCGGGAATCGCGGCGGTACATTACAAAACAGGAAATTATAGAAAATCGGTATCCGTCTTAGAAAAAGCGATCTCTCTATTTCCGAACAATGCAGTCTATCAAAACCAAATAGGTTTAAATATGAAAGCCTTGGGTGAGCCTGGAAAGGCTCTCGTGTATTTTACAAGAGCCCGAGAATTGGATTCGGCATTCGCTGAACCCGTGACAAATTTAGTGTTTTTGTTGATTGCAGAAAATCGATATAAGGCTGCAAGAAAGGAAGCTGAATCCTTAAAGTCTGAATCTGAAAAGAAACAGATCATCTCGTTTATCGATGTCTCCGAACAGATTTATGAAGGAGATAAACGTCTTAGACAAGGGGATACCAAGGGAGCGAAAGTATTTTACGAAAAGGCAAAGAAAGCTTCTTCGGAGGAACCTTCCGTTTACAATGCGTTCGGGAGGTTGTATTTTATTTCGGGAGATCCAAAACTTTCCGAGGAGAATTTCAAAAAAGCCCTTTCCATAAATAAGCAAAATATTCCGGCGCTTCAGGGATTGATTCGCCTTTATTCCTCTCAAAAAAATCAAAACCTAGTTAATCAATACACGAAAGAATTGGAAAATTTAACCGGTAACGATCCTTCTGCCGCAATCGTTTTGGGAAGAACTTACGAAGATAAAAAAGAATACGAAAAGGCAGAAAACGTTTATAAAAATCTACAGAAAAAATTTCCGAATAACGAAGCGGTCAATTTTCGTCTTGCGATGTTGTATTATAAGATCTCTCTGGAAGAGAACGAAAGGAACAATCACGATTCCGCTTTGAATTGGATTTCCAAAGCGGAAAAATTAACTAAAGACATTCCTGAAATTGCGGAAACTAGAAAGACAATCCAGGAAAATCAAAAATTTGAGATTGTGATTCCAATTATTCAAAAGGCAAATAAACTTTTTGATACTCGCCAATATGAAAAAGCGATACCACTGTATCAGGAGGCTTTTCAGAAAACTGGAAAGTTGACACTATATATTAAAATTGCTGAATGTCATTTGGCTTTAGGAAACGAGGAAAAAGGGATTTCCATGTTGGAAAGTCCTCCGCCTGGAACTCGTAATCTTCAGACTCGGGAAGCGATCAATGCCTTTTTGCTTCGAAAGGGCGAAATAGACAAGGCCGAAGCTGGTTTTAAAGAGATTCTCGCTAAAAAACCGGATTCTTATTACAGCCATTATCAGATGGGAATCATACATCTTCAGAGAAAGAAATACGAAGCCTCAATTGATTCTTTTGACAGGTCTCTCCTTCTTAACACCGATTTTGTGGCGGCTAGAATCGGTAAGGGCATTTCCATGTATCACTCTGGAAGTAAAAAACTCGCTAAAGAGGAATTTGAAACCGCGATGCAGCAGGATTCCGCAAACGAACTTGCACCTTATAATATCGGGATCATACTTTTCAACGACAATCTTTACAACGAAGCGATTGCGATCTTTAAGGAAATTATCCAGAAAAATCCGGAATTTTCGGACGCTCATTACCAGATTTCTTATATCTATTATAAACGTGGAGATTTGGAACAGGCTGAAAAAGAGATTCGTAAAGCTTTGGATCTGGAAAGAAACGAAAAAAACCTATTTGGTTTAATTCGAATTCTTTCCGAACAAAAAACAAAAGTAGCGAACCCTGCCATCAAGAAAGAAATTTTAGAGTTAGGAAGAGAACTTGCTGAAAAGTTCCCAGCTTCTCCTCATGCGACTCAGGCTGAAAGATTAGTGATCACAGACGAGGATAACCCTGTGATCTTACAGTCTTATCAAAGTAGGGGAAAATTAATCGGTATTCCTATTCTAATTAATAATTCTGTAATATTGAACTATGGAACCAGTGTAGAGACCTTGGATAAAAATCGAGGAGTTCGCCTCTGGAGAATTCAAACAAAAACTCCTTATAAGTTCTTATTAGCTGATAAACGCCTCGTCGGAATTTCCGAAAAAAAACTTGAGATTATGGATCTTAAAACAGGACTCATATTAAGAGAAACAACACTTCCTGCCGGTGAAGTAAGAAAAGCGAATCTTTCCGGAGAAAATATTTTGATTGAAGTTGTGTCTGGAAAAAATTCTAAAATTTATAGTTATTCTGATCAACTTGAATTGAACGGTTCAATCGTTTTTGAAGGTTCGTTTTGGTCCGGGATTAAATCCGGTATTTTATTTTCAGTTGCTCAGAAAGACGGAATTCGGACGCAAGTATATGATTCTTCTTTAAAGGATTTGAATGCCAAAACGATTTCTCAAAAAGGAACCGGAGAACTTAGATATTTAGGATCTTATGAAACCGGAATTTTCTTTTTGTCCGGAAAAAAAATCATTTCGATCGATAACGAAAAATCTACTTCAATTGATCTTCCGAACGATTCCGCTTCCCAGTTCGTAGTTCGTTCTCCTTATCTTTGGTTTCGTGCGGGAAAAACTGTGTATCGCGTCGAATCAAACTCACTCAAAATAAGTTCATTTACCGTGGAAGCGTCCGATATCGAAGGAATTCTTCCAGGCAAAAAAGATGATGGAATCGTTCTATTTAAATCTGGAAAAGCGATTCGTTATGGAATCGATGGTAAACCGATTTGGTCTTATCCATTGAAGGATGACGAGGGAAAAATTTATTCTTTAGTTTATCGTTAA
- the trmB gene encoding tRNA (guanine(46)-N(7))-methyltransferase TrmB, with protein sequence MSQDLEQKLWSIASGIPFVSDYFLQASPARKLKKENLFSKVFETYFLELGSGWGEVAITMALQRRNTGFVLMEKKFDRIRHTIREIEKHSLDNVKILCVNFNWFLADVFEENLFSEILLNFPDPWPKKRHHKKRTINSKFLESLKVLLPEKGKFSFATDYGPYARKTIRLFRDSETFKPETMEFKSERKEIPVSHFERKKRKEGKRIYYIDQILIRK encoded by the coding sequence ATGTCCCAAGATCTTGAACAAAAACTCTGGTCGATCGCAAGCGGGATCCCTTTCGTTTCGGATTATTTTTTACAGGCTAGCCCCGCAAGGAAACTGAAAAAAGAAAATTTATTCTCAAAAGTGTTCGAGACATATTTTTTAGAGTTAGGTTCCGGATGGGGAGAAGTGGCCATTACCATGGCTCTTCAGAGGCGGAATACAGGTTTCGTATTGATGGAAAAGAAATTTGATCGTATCCGTCACACGATACGCGAAATTGAAAAACATTCCCTTGATAATGTGAAAATTCTTTGCGTTAACTTCAATTGGTTCTTAGCGGATGTATTTGAAGAAAACCTATTTTCCGAAATTTTACTTAACTTTCCAGATCCCTGGCCTAAAAAAAGGCATCATAAAAAAAGAACTATAAATTCCAAATTTCTAGAATCTCTTAAAGTTCTTCTTCCGGAAAAAGGCAAGTTTTCCTTCGCAACGGACTATGGCCCGTATGCAAGAAAGACAATTCGTCTTTTCAGAGATTCGGAAACTTTCAAACCGGAAACAATGGAATTCAAATCGGAAAGAAAGGAAATTCCCGTTTCTCATTTTGAAAGAAAAAAACGGAAAGAAGGAAAAAGAATCTATTATATCGACCAGATTCTGATTCGAAAATGA